One genomic window of Candidatus Binatia bacterium includes the following:
- the dtd gene encoding D-aminoacyl-tRNA deacylase produces MRVLLQRVSAASVSIDGEEVGRIGRGLCLFVGFTHDDGDAQVAWMADKIRSLRLFADAEGKMNLGLVEVAGAVLVVSQFTLYGDVVKGRRPSFSGAAQPQLANAWYERFCALLRESGLVVATGRFGAMMHVEIHNDGPVTLMLER; encoded by the coding sequence GTGAGAGTCCTTCTGCAGCGTGTCTCTGCCGCATCCGTTTCGATCGACGGTGAAGAAGTCGGTCGAATCGGGCGCGGCCTTTGCTTGTTCGTCGGTTTCACGCACGACGACGGCGACGCGCAGGTCGCGTGGATGGCCGACAAGATCCGCAGCCTGAGGTTGTTCGCCGACGCCGAAGGAAAGATGAACCTCGGCCTGGTCGAGGTCGCGGGCGCCGTGCTCGTCGTCTCGCAGTTCACGCTCTACGGCGACGTCGTGAAAGGCCGGCGTCCGTCATTCTCCGGGGCGGCGCAGCCGCAGCTCGCGAATGCATGGTACGAGCGCTTCTGCGCGCTGCTGCGCGAATCCGGGCTCGTGGTTGCGACCGGCCGCTTCGGCGCGATGATGCACGTCGAGATCCACAACGACGGGCCGGTCACGCTGATGCTCGAGCGCTAG